One stretch of Saccharomonospora xinjiangensis XJ-54 DNA includes these proteins:
- a CDS encoding NAD-glutamate dehydrogenase translates to MSDIHSTGTSIHPGTEGVNTDPPGRPRSPEQIRDDLVETAAAQAPDIADLVRLYYRLVPAEEILGDDPTDLVGAVRAHLELARQRVPGRPVVRLFNPTSAHDGWAREATVVQVVTDDMPYLVDSVAAELSRSGVQVQRIVHPIVVVSRDVTGVLQEVHPKADVADPPQGAAAESWMYLEIDPIGDPARARDLDNKLVAVLSDVREVVEDTDKMTQAAIDIAASLDENPPPLPSDEVAEGAALLRWLANNHFTFLGYRHYEVVPESQASDEPVLRAVLASGLGVLRQDSLTARSLTRGPDTASRVLSPTLLVLTHASSPSTVHRPIYPYYVGVKTFDGAGRVTGEHRFLGMFTSSALHEDVLDIPVVNTRVREVIHRAGFPMESYSGQRMLEVLQNWPLADLLSADADSLYATATGAITLADRRRLRLFLRRDPYGRFYSCLVFLPRDRYTTWSRLAMQQVLLDELDGTSLEYSTRLGETLLAQIHFTVYTETDVVTEPDTVRIQDRLNEAVRTWDDSLAEAILAERRARAGNGKAVTLAGEESATEQAQRFASAFPEAYKEDFDAETALIDLRRLEALGDPDAIDMSFYLPAGAEPGERRFKLYLREGVTLSALLPMLQRMGVEVVDQRPYEVRTEDGNRCWIYDFGMRIEPGVLAELGDAAEDDLRVRFQDAFAAAWHGLAESDGFSALVLKAGLTWRQAAVLRAYSRYLRQAGSQYSQGYIETAVLAHTEVAKALVRLFDLRFAPDRDDSNRGEDVDAQIAEINMMIDSVTSLDTDRILRRLLSAIVATLRTNYWVTGEDGSPRPYLAFKLDPQRVPDLPEPRPAYEIFVYSPRVEGVHLRFGSVARGGLRWSDRREDFRTEILGLVKAQAVKNAVIVPVGAKGGFVVKKPPVPTGDPGIDRENHQREGIACYRMFISGLLDLTDNLVDGVTVPAPDVVRYDGDDNYLVVAADKGTATFSDIANEVAAGYGFWLGDAFASGGSRGYDHKAMGITARGAWESVKRHFRELGKDTQREDFTVVGIGDMAGDVFGNGMLLSKHIRLVAAFNHLHIFLDPNPDAASSYEERKRLFELPRSSWEDYDRSLISEGGGIYPRSAKTIPISPQVRLALGLADDVTTMAPAELIRSILLAPVDLLWNGGIGTYVKAESETHADAGDKANDAVRVNGGQLRVKVVGEGGNLGFTQRGRIEFARSGGKINTDALDNSAGVDCSDHEVNIKILLDQLTAKGELTSDQRNALLEEMTDEVGQLVLADNYRQNAVLGVSRAHAAPMVSVHSRLVAALEKKGVLDRELEALPGKAEFAAREKAGEGLSSPELATLLAHVKLDLKDEVLDSDLPDADVFARRLPEYFPTPLRRDFAGEIAKHPLSRQITTTLLVNEVIDGAGVSYAFRLAEELNATGTDAVRAFATVTGVYDLHSMWEGIDALDNAVSTDIADAMVLETRRLLDRAARWFLTNRPQPLAVGAEINRFAEPVATLVPKLGDLLRGQQAEAVRRETEALVEEGVPEDLARRVSLLLTGYSLLDIVEVAEMAEREVGMTAERSPVETAELYYALSDHLGMDRMLTSVNALERGSRWHSLARLALRDDLYSSLRAITLDALRHSDPGDSVDDKIAQWEQANSSRLARARVTLDEIEGSGRLDLATLSVAVRQIRGTVR, encoded by the coding sequence TTGTCTGACATACACTCGACCGGAACATCGATCCACCCCGGCACGGAGGGCGTGAACACCGACCCGCCCGGCCGGCCTCGGAGCCCGGAGCAGATCCGCGACGACCTCGTGGAGACTGCCGCCGCGCAGGCGCCGGACATCGCGGATCTCGTCCGGCTTTACTACCGGCTCGTTCCCGCCGAGGAGATTCTCGGCGACGACCCGACGGACCTGGTCGGGGCGGTCAGGGCGCACCTGGAACTCGCCAGGCAGCGGGTTCCCGGCAGGCCGGTCGTCCGGCTGTTCAACCCGACCTCGGCCCACGACGGGTGGGCACGGGAGGCCACGGTCGTGCAGGTTGTCACAGACGACATGCCGTACCTGGTGGACTCCGTGGCCGCCGAACTGTCCCGCAGCGGTGTGCAGGTGCAGCGCATCGTTCACCCGATCGTGGTCGTAAGCCGGGACGTCACGGGGGTTCTCCAGGAGGTCCACCCCAAGGCCGACGTCGCGGACCCTCCGCAGGGCGCCGCCGCGGAATCCTGGATGTACCTGGAGATCGACCCGATCGGTGATCCGGCACGGGCACGAGACCTCGACAACAAGCTGGTCGCCGTGCTCAGCGACGTCCGTGAGGTCGTCGAAGACACCGACAAGATGACGCAGGCCGCGATCGACATCGCTGCGTCGCTCGACGAGAACCCGCCTCCGCTGCCCAGCGACGAGGTCGCCGAGGGCGCCGCGCTCCTGCGGTGGCTGGCGAACAACCACTTCACGTTCCTGGGATACCGCCACTACGAGGTCGTGCCCGAGTCACAGGCCAGCGACGAGCCGGTGCTGCGAGCCGTGCTCGCGTCCGGTCTCGGTGTCCTGCGGCAGGACAGCCTCACGGCCCGCAGCCTCACCAGGGGCCCTGACACGGCGTCGCGCGTGCTGTCGCCCACGCTGCTCGTGCTGACCCACGCAAGTTCTCCGTCCACTGTGCACCGTCCGATCTATCCCTACTACGTCGGTGTCAAGACGTTCGACGGCGCGGGGAGGGTCACGGGCGAGCACCGATTTCTCGGCATGTTCACCTCGTCGGCTCTGCACGAGGACGTCCTCGACATTCCCGTGGTGAACACGCGTGTGCGCGAGGTCATCCACCGCGCAGGGTTCCCGATGGAGTCGTACTCGGGTCAGCGGATGCTGGAGGTGCTCCAGAACTGGCCGCTGGCCGATCTGCTGTCCGCCGACGCGGACTCGCTGTACGCGACGGCGACGGGAGCCATCACGCTCGCCGATCGCCGCAGGCTGCGATTGTTCCTTCGCCGGGATCCGTACGGGCGGTTCTACTCGTGCCTCGTGTTCCTGCCGAGGGACCGTTACACGACGTGGTCGCGCCTTGCCATGCAACAGGTGCTGCTCGACGAACTCGACGGCACGTCGCTCGAATACAGCACCCGCCTCGGTGAGACGCTGCTCGCGCAGATCCACTTCACGGTGTACACCGAAACGGACGTCGTCACCGAGCCCGACACCGTTCGCATCCAGGATCGGCTCAACGAGGCCGTAAGGACGTGGGACGACTCGCTGGCCGAGGCCATCCTCGCCGAGCGGAGGGCCCGCGCTGGCAATGGCAAGGCCGTCACGCTGGCCGGTGAGGAATCGGCGACCGAGCAGGCGCAGCGCTTCGCGTCGGCCTTCCCCGAGGCGTACAAGGAGGACTTTGACGCCGAGACCGCGTTGATCGACCTGCGGAGGCTGGAGGCACTCGGCGACCCCGATGCGATCGACATGTCCTTCTACCTCCCCGCGGGCGCCGAGCCGGGAGAACGCCGGTTCAAGCTGTACCTCCGTGAGGGCGTCACACTGTCGGCGCTGCTGCCGATGTTGCAGCGGATGGGCGTCGAGGTGGTGGACCAGCGGCCTTACGAGGTGAGGACCGAGGACGGCAACCGGTGCTGGATCTACGACTTCGGGATGCGGATCGAGCCGGGAGTGCTCGCCGAGCTGGGCGACGCCGCTGAGGACGACCTGCGGGTGCGCTTCCAGGACGCCTTCGCCGCGGCCTGGCACGGGCTGGCCGAGAGCGACGGCTTCAGCGCGCTGGTGCTCAAAGCCGGGCTCACGTGGCGGCAGGCCGCTGTGCTGCGCGCCTACTCGCGGTATCTGCGGCAGGCCGGATCGCAGTACTCGCAGGGCTACATCGAGACGGCCGTCCTCGCGCACACGGAGGTCGCGAAGGCGCTGGTGCGCCTGTTTGACCTGCGTTTCGCTCCCGATCGGGACGACAGCAACCGCGGCGAGGACGTCGATGCCCAGATCGCCGAGATCAACATGATGATCGACTCGGTGACCAGCCTCGACACCGACCGCATCCTGCGGCGCCTGCTCTCGGCGATCGTGGCGACACTGCGGACGAACTACTGGGTCACGGGCGAGGACGGTTCCCCGCGCCCGTACCTGGCGTTCAAACTGGACCCGCAGCGTGTTCCCGACCTGCCCGAACCCCGCCCCGCGTACGAGATCTTCGTGTACTCGCCGCGGGTCGAGGGTGTGCACCTTCGGTTCGGCTCCGTGGCGCGAGGCGGTCTTCGCTGGTCCGACCGCAGGGAGGACTTCCGCACCGAGATCCTCGGCCTCGTCAAGGCTCAGGCCGTGAAGAACGCCGTGATCGTCCCGGTAGGAGCCAAGGGTGGCTTCGTGGTCAAGAAGCCGCCGGTTCCGACCGGCGACCCCGGTATCGATCGGGAGAACCACCAGCGCGAGGGCATCGCCTGCTACCGCATGTTCATCTCCGGCCTGCTGGATCTGACCGACAACCTCGTGGACGGCGTCACGGTGCCCGCGCCCGATGTCGTGCGCTACGACGGTGACGACAACTACCTCGTGGTGGCCGCGGACAAGGGCACGGCGACGTTCTCCGACATCGCCAACGAGGTCGCGGCAGGCTACGGCTTCTGGCTCGGCGACGCGTTCGCCTCCGGTGGTTCGCGTGGGTACGACCACAAGGCCATGGGCATCACCGCGCGGGGTGCGTGGGAGAGCGTCAAGCGCCACTTCAGGGAACTCGGCAAGGACACCCAGCGCGAGGATTTCACGGTCGTCGGTATCGGCGACATGGCGGGCGACGTCTTCGGCAACGGGATGCTGCTGTCGAAGCACATCCGGCTGGTGGCCGCGTTCAACCACCTGCACATCTTCCTCGACCCCAACCCGGACGCCGCGTCCTCCTACGAGGAGCGGAAGCGGCTGTTCGAACTTCCGAGGTCGTCGTGGGAGGACTACGACCGTTCGCTCATCAGCGAGGGCGGCGGTATCTATCCCCGGTCTGCCAAGACCATCCCGATCAGCCCGCAGGTGCGGCTCGCGCTGGGGCTGGCCGACGACGTCACCACGATGGCGCCCGCCGAGCTGATCAGGTCGATCCTGCTGGCGCCGGTCGATCTGCTGTGGAACGGCGGTATCGGAACGTACGTCAAGGCGGAGAGCGAGACCCACGCCGACGCGGGAGACAAGGCCAACGACGCGGTTCGCGTCAACGGTGGTCAGCTTCGCGTGAAGGTCGTCGGGGAGGGTGGCAACCTCGGCTTCACCCAGCGGGGCCGCATCGAGTTCGCCAGAAGCGGCGGCAAGATCAACACCGATGCTCTCGACAACTCGGCGGGGGTGGACTGCTCCGACCACGAGGTCAACATCAAGATCCTGCTCGACCAGCTCACCGCGAAGGGCGAGTTGACATCCGACCAGCGGAACGCGCTGCTGGAGGAGATGACCGACGAGGTCGGGCAGCTTGTGCTGGCCGACAACTACCGGCAGAACGCCGTGCTCGGTGTCAGCAGGGCACACGCCGCGCCGATGGTCTCGGTGCACAGCAGGCTGGTGGCCGCGCTGGAGAAGAAGGGGGTTCTCGACAGGGAACTCGAAGCGCTGCCCGGCAAGGCGGAGTTCGCCGCGAGGGAGAAGGCAGGGGAGGGGCTGAGCTCACCCGAACTGGCGACGCTGCTCGCGCATGTGAAGCTCGACCTCAAGGACGAGGTCCTCGACAGCGACCTTCCCGACGCCGACGTGTTCGCCCGCAGGCTGCCGGAGTACTTCCCGACACCGTTGCGGCGCGACTTCGCAGGTGAGATTGCGAAGCACCCTCTCAGCAGGCAGATCACCACCACACTGCTCGTCAACGAGGTGATCGACGGTGCGGGCGTGTCGTACGCCTTCCGGCTCGCGGAGGAGCTGAACGCGACAGGAACGGACGCGGTGCGGGCCTTCGCGACCGTCACGGGCGTGTACGACCTGCACTCGATGTGGGAGGGCATCGACGCGCTCGACAACGCCGTCTCCACCGACATCGCCGATGCGATGGTGCTGGAGACCCGCAGGCTGCTCGACCGCGCTGCCCGCTGGTTCCTCACCAACCGGCCCCAGCCGCTCGCGGTCGGGGCCGAGATCAACCGGTTCGCCGAGCCAGTCGCGACGCTGGTGCCGAAGCTGGGCGACCTCCTGCGCGGCCAGCAGGCCGAGGCCGTGCGGCGGGAGACCGAGGCGCTCGTGGAGGAAGGAGTTCCCGAGGACCTCGCCCGCAGGGTGTCGTTGCTGCTCACCGGCTACTCGCTGCTCGACATCGTCGAGGTAGCCGAGATGGCCGAGCGCGAAGTGGGGATGACCGCCGAGCGCAGCCCCGTCGAGACAGCCGAGCTGTACTACGCGTTGTCCGACCACCTGGGCATGGATCGCATGCTCACCTCGGTGAACGCACTGGAACGCGGCAGCAGGTGGCACTCGCTGGCGCGTCTCGCGCTGCGTGACGA
- the ettA gene encoding energy-dependent translational throttle protein EttA — protein sequence MAEFIYTMKKVRKTVGDKVILDDVSTAFYPGAKIGVVGPNGAGKSTVLKIMAGLDQPSNGEAFLQPGASVGILQQEPPLNEEKTVRGNVEEGLGDIKVKLDRFNEIAELLATDYSDELMEEMGKLQEELDHADAWELDSQLEQAMDALRCPPGDEPVTHLSGGERRRVALCKLLLSKPDLLLLDEPTNHLDAESVLWLEQFLANYPGAVLAVTHDRYFLDNVAQWIMELDRGRVEGYEGNYSTYLEKKRERLEVQGKKDAKLAKRLSKELEWVRSNAKARQTKSRSRLERYEQMAAEAEKTRKLDFEEIQIPPGPRLGNVVVEVEHLSKGFDDRLLIDDLTFTLPRNGIVGVIGPNGVGKTTLFKTIVGLEKPDSGSVRIGETVKLSYVDQQRAGIDPGKTVWEVVSDGLDYIHVGQTEMPSRAYVSAFGFKGPDQQKPAGVLSGGERNRLNLALTLKQGGNLILLDEPTNDLDVETLGSLENALEEFPGCAVVISHDRWFLDRVATHILAWEGTEETPAKWFWFEGNFEGYEKNKVERLGAEAARPHRVTHRKLTRD from the coding sequence ATGGCCGAGTTCATCTACACCATGAAGAAGGTGCGCAAGACCGTCGGGGACAAGGTCATCCTCGACGACGTCAGCACCGCGTTCTACCCCGGCGCCAAGATCGGCGTGGTGGGGCCGAACGGTGCGGGTAAGTCCACCGTTCTGAAGATCATGGCTGGGCTCGACCAACCGAGCAACGGTGAGGCGTTCCTCCAGCCGGGCGCGAGCGTGGGCATCCTCCAGCAGGAGCCGCCGCTCAACGAGGAGAAGACGGTGCGCGGCAACGTCGAGGAGGGTCTCGGCGACATCAAGGTGAAGCTCGACCGGTTCAACGAGATCGCCGAGCTGCTCGCCACCGACTACAGCGACGAGCTGATGGAGGAGATGGGCAAGCTCCAGGAGGAGCTCGACCACGCCGACGCATGGGAGCTCGACTCGCAACTCGAACAAGCGATGGACGCGCTGCGCTGCCCGCCGGGTGACGAGCCGGTGACCCACCTCTCGGGTGGTGAGCGGCGCAGGGTCGCGCTGTGCAAGCTGCTGCTGTCGAAGCCGGACCTGTTGCTGCTCGACGAGCCGACCAACCACCTCGACGCGGAAAGCGTGTTATGGCTGGAGCAGTTCCTCGCGAACTATCCGGGCGCGGTTCTCGCCGTCACACACGACCGGTACTTCCTCGACAACGTCGCCCAGTGGATCATGGAGCTGGACCGGGGTCGTGTCGAAGGCTACGAGGGCAACTACTCAACCTACTTGGAGAAGAAGCGGGAGCGGCTGGAGGTCCAGGGCAAGAAGGACGCCAAGCTCGCGAAGCGGCTGTCGAAGGAACTGGAGTGGGTCCGCTCGAACGCGAAGGCGCGACAGACCAAGTCGCGTTCCCGGCTCGAACGCTATGAGCAGATGGCCGCGGAGGCGGAGAAGACCCGCAAGCTCGACTTCGAGGAGATCCAGATCCCGCCAGGACCCCGGCTGGGCAACGTGGTCGTCGAGGTCGAGCACCTCAGCAAGGGTTTCGACGACCGGCTGCTGATCGACGACCTCACGTTCACTCTGCCGCGTAACGGCATCGTCGGTGTCATCGGCCCGAACGGTGTCGGCAAGACCACGCTGTTCAAGACGATCGTGGGGCTGGAGAAGCCGGACTCCGGATCGGTGCGCATCGGCGAGACGGTCAAGCTGTCCTATGTGGACCAGCAGAGGGCGGGTATCGACCCGGGCAAGACCGTCTGGGAGGTGGTGTCCGACGGGCTGGACTACATCCACGTCGGGCAGACCGAGATGCCGTCCCGCGCCTACGTCAGCGCGTTCGGTTTCAAGGGGCCTGACCAGCAGAAGCCGGCAGGTGTGCTGTCGGGTGGTGAGCGCAACCGGCTGAACCTGGCGCTCACGCTGAAGCAGGGCGGCAACCTGATCCTGCTGGACGAGCCGACCAACGACCTCGACGTCGAAACGCTGGGTTCATTGGAGAATGCGCTGGAGGAGTTCCCCGGCTGCGCCGTGGTGATCTCCCACGACAGGTGGTTCCTCGACAGGGTCGCGACCCATATTCTCGCCTGGGAAGGTACCGAGGAGACCCCGGCGAAGTGGTTCTGGTTCGAGGGCAACTTCGAAGGCTACGAGAAGAACAAGGTCGAGCGGCTGGGTGCGGAAGCGGCACGGCCACACCGGGTGACTCATCGAAAGCTGACCCGCGACTAG
- a CDS encoding cytochrome c oxidase assembly protein — translation MGPFLLTGGLLSAAVAVGIVVLTGGLSYAVAGLTDPGDVTRYGIMVVRVGADLSAAVSVGSLLLATFLVPPQKSGTLDVDGYAAVRAAGTAAWLWFLFAIASVFFTAADGAGKPVTAVFDPVVLLNYVEAIEQPKGWLITAAVALLLALGCRLVLSWGWTAVLFFLSVGGLLPIAATGHSASGGSHDMATNSLLFHLIGAALWVGGLIALLAHARRRGDHLPLATARFSKLALVCWFVLGASGVVNALVRVAPAQLFTTDYGLVVLAKVVAIAVLGVFGHQHRQRSVREIGDGAGGGAFVRLAAVEVLVMFVTFGLATALARTPPPLEIAAQPSTTELLIGYDLDGPLTLLGVFTEWRFNLVYGTVAIALAALYLAGVRALRRRGDAWPVGRTVAWLSGTAVLLFATSSGLGRYSPAMFSIHMIGHMTLNMMVPILLVLGGPVTLALRALPPSGRGRPPGPREWLLALVHSPIARVLTHPVVALVIFVGSFYVLYYSGLFAVALDQHWAHLAMNAHFLLAGYVFFWPIIGIDPAPRQLPPLGKLGLLMASVPFHAFFGVVLMNMQTVIGESFYRSLDLPWVDGLLADQRVGGGIAWASGELPVLIVMIALLVQWTRSDEREAKRSDRREEATGDAELTAYNAMLKQLAERGAQRD, via the coding sequence CTGGGGCCATTCCTGCTCACCGGTGGCCTGCTCTCCGCCGCCGTCGCGGTGGGCATCGTCGTGCTCACCGGCGGCCTGAGCTATGCCGTCGCAGGACTGACCGATCCCGGTGACGTCACCCGCTACGGCATCATGGTCGTCCGTGTCGGGGCCGACCTCTCCGCCGCCGTGAGCGTCGGTTCGCTGCTGCTGGCCACGTTCCTCGTGCCACCACAGAAGTCGGGGACGCTCGACGTGGACGGCTACGCCGCGGTGAGGGCAGCGGGAACGGCAGCGTGGCTGTGGTTCCTCTTCGCGATCGCGTCGGTGTTCTTCACGGCGGCCGACGGCGCGGGAAAGCCCGTCACCGCCGTGTTCGATCCCGTGGTGCTGCTGAACTACGTCGAGGCGATCGAACAGCCGAAGGGCTGGCTTATCACGGCCGCCGTCGCGCTGCTGCTGGCGCTGGGTTGCAGGCTGGTGCTGTCGTGGGGCTGGACAGCGGTGTTGTTCTTCCTCTCGGTCGGAGGGCTGCTGCCGATCGCCGCCACGGGACACTCCGCGAGCGGCGGCTCGCACGACATGGCCACCAACAGCCTGCTGTTCCACCTCATCGGCGCCGCGCTGTGGGTGGGAGGGCTCATCGCCCTGCTCGCGCACGCGAGGCGAAGGGGAGATCACCTGCCGCTGGCTACGGCCAGGTTCTCCAAGCTGGCGCTGGTGTGCTGGTTCGTGCTCGGTGCTTCCGGCGTGGTGAACGCGCTCGTGCGGGTGGCCCCTGCTCAGTTGTTCACCACCGACTACGGCCTCGTCGTGCTCGCCAAGGTCGTCGCCATCGCGGTGCTCGGTGTGTTCGGCCACCAGCATCGGCAGCGGAGTGTGCGGGAGATCGGTGACGGCGCGGGCGGGGGCGCGTTCGTGCGGCTGGCCGCCGTCGAGGTGCTGGTCATGTTCGTCACGTTCGGCCTCGCCACGGCCCTGGCACGCACGCCGCCGCCACTGGAGATCGCGGCCCAGCCGTCCACGACGGAGTTGCTCATCGGCTACGACCTCGATGGACCACTCACGTTGCTCGGCGTGTTCACCGAATGGCGCTTCAACCTGGTGTACGGCACGGTGGCCATCGCTCTGGCTGCGCTGTACCTCGCCGGTGTGCGCGCGCTGCGGCGCAGGGGTGACGCCTGGCCGGTGGGACGCACGGTGGCGTGGCTGTCCGGAACGGCGGTGCTGCTTTTCGCCACGTCGTCCGGCCTCGGCCGCTACTCACCCGCGATGTTCAGCATCCACATGATCGGGCACATGACGCTGAACATGATGGTGCCGATCCTGCTGGTGCTCGGCGGGCCCGTGACGCTCGCGCTGCGGGCTCTCCCACCGTCGGGCAGGGGACGTCCTCCTGGTCCGAGGGAGTGGTTGCTCGCCCTGGTGCACTCACCGATCGCGAGGGTGCTCACCCACCCTGTCGTCGCCCTCGTGATCTTCGTCGGTTCGTTCTACGTCCTCTACTACTCGGGCCTTTTCGCTGTCGCACTCGACCAGCACTGGGCTCACCTGGCGATGAACGCGCACTTCCTCCTCGCCGGGTACGTGTTTTTCTGGCCGATCATCGGCATCGACCCCGCGCCTCGCCAGCTGCCGCCACTCGGAAAGCTCGGCCTGCTGATGGCGTCCGTGCCGTTCCACGCCTTCTTCGGCGTGGTCCTCATGAACATGCAGACGGTGATCGGCGAGAGTTTCTACCGCTCGCTCGATCTCCCTTGGGTGGACGGCCTGCTGGCCGATCAGCGGGTCGGCGGCGGCATCGCGTGGGCGTCCGGAGAGTTGCCCGTGCTGATCGTCATGATCGCTCTGCTCGTGCAGTGGACGCGGAGTGACGAGCGTGAGGCCAAGCGCAGTGATCGCCGGGAGGAGGCCACCGGTGATGCGGAGCTGACCGCCTACAACGCCATGCTGAAGCAGCTCGCCGAACGGGGCGCGCAACGCGACTGA
- a CDS encoding MFS transporter: MARRWAVFLVFALNGLVLGSWAPRTPALSAQVDAGPGAFSLALLAGSVGMLLAATAAGRFVERFGARAAIVVSGLGMFTALPVLGSARSLPWLAVALLLIGVTSGVLDVAMNVAGVVVERLRSKPTMPLLHAGFSVGALAGSGVAGLAASLGWSPLRQFVVVAVPAAAVLVSVVRLVPGAATPSPGAERSASTTLSTLLRRPVLWLLAAVALCSAIAEGASSDWSALLLVTEQGASQGAAAAAYAGFSLAMALARLAGSWAQARFGPARVLVAGSLAAGAGLLATALAGVAWVSYAGFAVAGAGLAACFPLALGLAGEAGRRADGTGGEREVAFVTAIAYAGFLAGPPLIGGIAALTSLSVSFVAVGLIALVVAPSAFGATRALAVERASRHTSGALR; encoded by the coding sequence ATGGCGCGGCGGTGGGCGGTGTTCCTCGTGTTCGCCCTCAACGGGTTGGTGCTCGGCTCGTGGGCACCCCGGACTCCGGCGTTGAGCGCGCAGGTCGATGCGGGGCCTGGCGCGTTCAGTCTCGCCCTGCTCGCAGGCAGCGTCGGCATGCTGCTGGCCGCCACCGCCGCGGGGCGGTTTGTCGAACGATTCGGCGCGCGCGCCGCCATCGTGGTCTCGGGACTCGGAATGTTCACCGCGCTGCCGGTACTCGGGTCGGCACGGTCGCTGCCGTGGCTTGCCGTCGCGCTGCTGCTGATCGGTGTGACGTCGGGTGTGCTGGACGTCGCCATGAACGTGGCAGGGGTGGTGGTCGAACGGCTGCGAAGCAAGCCCACCATGCCGTTGCTGCACGCGGGGTTCAGCGTCGGAGCACTGGCTGGGTCGGGCGTGGCGGGTCTCGCGGCCTCGCTCGGCTGGTCGCCGTTGCGGCAGTTCGTCGTCGTCGCCGTGCCCGCGGCGGCCGTACTCGTGTCCGTCGTCAGGCTCGTACCCGGCGCGGCGACGCCCTCCCCCGGTGCGGAGCGCTCCGCGTCCACCACACTCTCGACATTGCTGCGCAGGCCGGTGTTGTGGTTGCTCGCCGCGGTCGCGCTGTGTTCCGCGATCGCGGAGGGCGCGAGTTCCGACTGGTCGGCGTTGCTGCTGGTCACCGAGCAGGGCGCGAGTCAGGGGGCCGCCGCGGCGGCCTACGCAGGTTTCTCGCTGGCGATGGCGCTGGCCCGGCTCGCCGGGTCGTGGGCACAGGCGCGCTTCGGTCCCGCCCGTGTCCTGGTGGCCGGGTCGCTCGCCGCAGGGGCTGGACTGCTCGCCACCGCGCTGGCTGGGGTGGCGTGGGTGAGCTACGCCGGGTTCGCTGTCGCGGGAGCGGGCTTGGCAGCCTGCTTCCCCCTCGCGCTGGGTCTCGCAGGCGAGGCGGGAAGGCGGGCCGACGGCACCGGTGGCGAGCGGGAGGTCGCCTTCGTCACGGCCATCGCCTACGCCGGGTTCCTCGCAGGCCCTCCGCTGATCGGGGGAATCGCGGCGTTGACGTCGCTGTCGGTGTCGTTCGTCGCGGTCGGGTTGATCGCCCTGGTCGTGGCGCCCTCGGCGTTCGGCGCCACCCGTGCGCTCGCCGTCGAACGGGCGAGCCGCCACACATCCGGCGCCCTCCGCTGA
- a CDS encoding peptidase inhibitor family I36 protein, which produces MNSLTHHHSHDHHDHHDVGHTHAHRAADQLPEARSLRCGRRRAALALSGLAIAFTPGIAAADTAGPTAPTVPTRAEYACETGEFCLWPQADYGGPIVRLDLRNTNPDECRPLPDGVAARSFANRIDRHVTVYQDGECSTEADFSTYPGPGTFVPRSPYVVRAVQIWN; this is translated from the coding sequence GTGAACAGCCTTACGCACCACCACTCGCACGACCACCACGACCACCACGACGTCGGCCACACGCATGCTCACCGCGCTGCTGATCAGCTTCCGGAAGCCCGTTCCCTCCGTTGCGGGCGGCGCCGTGCAGCCCTCGCCCTGTCCGGCCTCGCGATCGCGTTCACGCCGGGGATCGCGGCAGCCGATACCGCGGGGCCCACAGCACCCACCGTTCCCACGCGAGCGGAGTACGCGTGTGAGACGGGCGAGTTCTGCCTGTGGCCGCAAGCCGACTACGGCGGTCCGATCGTGCGGCTCGACCTGCGTAACACGAATCCCGACGAGTGCAGGCCACTGCCCGACGGCGTGGCGGCCCGGTCATTCGCCAACCGCATCGACAGGCACGTGACCGTGTACCAGGACGGGGAGTGTTCCACGGAAGCGGATTTCAGTACCTATCCGGGCCCTGGCACGTTCGTACCGCGAAGTCCGTACGTCGTGCGGGCTGTGCAGATCTGGAACTGA
- a CDS encoding DUF2867 domain-containing protein, which translates to MTRVQKTTFTEHPWRIHEITRDFHIEDVWAFRTPGAGPSDFPVMLAAIQAAGEPAKQPWLVRSLFALRWKLGALLGWDRPSSGIGRRVASLRDRLPDDLRNAPRGKDVEGMPFTSVYELDTECASELANKTVHTVMHLGWARKPDGEYRLQMTVLVKPNGLLGKLYLAAIAPFRYLVVYPAMTRQWERAWRERGQPSAAEGEPASSRITRNRVHSQPDTPLGCRRGQKHADGHTGSVS; encoded by the coding sequence ATGACACGAGTCCAGAAGACGACATTCACCGAGCACCCGTGGCGCATTCACGAGATCACACGAGACTTCCACATCGAAGACGTGTGGGCGTTTCGCACTCCGGGCGCGGGGCCTTCCGACTTCCCTGTGATGCTCGCCGCGATCCAGGCCGCGGGCGAACCCGCGAAGCAGCCGTGGCTGGTGCGGTCACTGTTCGCGCTCCGCTGGAAGCTCGGCGCGCTGCTCGGCTGGGACCGGCCGTCGTCAGGCATCGGCCGTCGCGTTGCCTCCCTGCGCGACCGCCTTCCCGACGACCTCCGCAACGCGCCGCGCGGCAAGGACGTCGAGGGCATGCCGTTCACGAGCGTGTACGAACTCGACACCGAATGTGCGAGTGAACTGGCGAACAAGACCGTCCACACCGTGATGCACCTCGGCTGGGCGCGGAAGCCCGACGGCGAGTACCGGTTGCAGATGACTGTTCTCGTCAAGCCGAACGGACTACTCGGCAAGCTGTACCTCGCCGCCATCGCACCCTTCCGGTATCTCGTCGTCTACCCGGCGATGACCCGGCAGTGGGAGCGTGCCTGGCGAGAACGCGGCCAACCGTCGGCAGCGGAAGGAGAACCGGCGTCGTCACGGATCACGCGGAACCGCGTCCACTCGCAGCCGGACACGCCTCTGGGGTGTCGCCGAGGGCAGAAGCACGCCGATGGACACACCGGCTCGGTGTCGTAG